AGGTTGAGGCTCCTGCAGCAGAGGAGAAGCTGAGTGACGCCCCAGGTCAGTTCTTCTCTATGGGCTTTAATCAAGCAGGAGCATCACTGTCTATTGTGGAGCATCACCTCATTTCCTGATCAATTACAATTACTTCACATTGGTACAAAACAAATTAAACTACAGGTCACGTATAAAATATTAGCTATGAAAATAAATATATTGAATCTCATTGTCGGGGATTTGCTGGTGGATTTCAAAGTGATATTCTTGTCTGATTATGTGTTTAGGTGTCTTTTCAGAAGATGAGAATGAGGCAGTTGAGGTGGCTGCAGCAGCACCTAAAGATAAAGGTAGGGACTCTCCATGATGAATGATGTTAAGTTAACCATCACTAGTTCTACTATTGATGCCTGTGTACACCGTGCAATGCATGATCACAATGAAATAATGTTTTGGTTTCCCATCAGCAGGGAGGGAAAAAACACCAGCATGACTAAATAAACATTCATGTTTTACATTATGAGATCAAACGTTTTACTTTGGAAAGTTCATAGTCCTGACAATATCAACTCCTTGTATTACGACGTCAAATCATTGTTGTATTTTATCTGCGTGTTCACAGCGGCTCGCAGGTTCTGCCCTGACGGATGGTTCAGCTACCAGTCCAAGTGTTACATGTTTGTGAACACTCCTCGGTCCTGGTTCGGAGCCGAGGTAACGCACTTCTCAATGTAATATATTTAGTGTCTAAAATCATGACGTGAATTAGTTACTATGACTGCAAATTGTGCACTTTCAAAACATGTTTGTGTCTGTATACTGTAATGTCACTATGAGGGAGCTCAACACTTTTGTTCACGTGCAGGcctactgtgtgagtgtgtgcacgtGTCTCACCCCTCACCTCCCCGCTCTTCTTTCAGGAACATTGCAATGAACTGGGTGCCAGCCTGGCCTCCGCCAGCTCCTCCCCCGAGTATCGTTACCTGCAACAGATAACCAGAACAGCCAACAGAGCCACCGCCTGGATCGGTGGATTCTACCTCCAGGTGAGAAAGGGTCGCCCTGAAAACCTCCGATATCTAAGCATAAGCAGGGCCCCGAGTTTTTCTGACAGTGACCGGTCCTAGAGTTTTCCCTCAGAGCACATGGCCGGGAAACACTCTGGGCCTTGTGTTTAAATAGCTTCTGATATTTTAATCATGCAGCTAGGTATGATATCAGATCTGTTAGTGGTAAGGGACAGTAGTGCAGCTAAGTCTTATGCCTCTTTGTTTACTCAGGGAACT
This genomic interval from Salvelinus alpinus chromosome 6, SLU_Salpinus.1, whole genome shotgun sequence contains the following:
- the LOC139579301 gene encoding ladderlectin-like, giving the protein MKVLIIFALLCVALSAKAAAVPVESDAVAVEEPKSAPEEAVEVEAPAAEEKLSDAPGVFSEDENEAVEVAAAAPKDKAARRFCPDGWFSYQSKCYMFVNTPRSWFGAEEHCNELGASLASASSSPEYRYLQQITRTANRATAWIGGFYLQGTWMWIDRSGMYYTNWYSQSTATSNSCMYLQSAVGQGWRNLGCGTQYPFICVHNYRC